A genomic region of Manihot esculenta cultivar AM560-2 chromosome 15, M.esculenta_v8, whole genome shotgun sequence contains the following coding sequences:
- the LOC110601626 gene encoding pentatricopeptide repeat-containing protein At1g53600, mitochondrial has protein sequence MLATRMNSRFCQHLYRHKSSFLAIYYSNFSPHVPLKRIQKSKKGDKFLVYCNSLIMKHGMDGNIEASESIFNRMPHKNIISHTSMLTVYANNGQIAKARKLFDEIPERSTASYNAMITAYIRNSCMVDEAFSLFSRINERNAVSYGAMITGFLLAGMFDKAEKLYGEMPVKWRDPVCSNAMINGLLKAGKLVEAIRVFEGMMDKDVVSWSSMVDGYCKKGRIVEARGLFDSMPMRNVVAWTAMIDGYMNAGSFEEGWSLFLSMRSEGVGAVNSTTLTVMFEACGHFGRYREGIQVHGLVLRMGFVFDIFLGNSIITMYCRFGYMAEANRIFQMMNKKDVVSWNSLIAGYIQHDEVEEAFRLFEEMPGKDVVSWTTVIAGFSAVGRVEKAIQLFKMMPEKDDVAWTALISGFVNNGDYEEAFHWFFEMLKGAVKPNSLTISSLLSASAGLATLNQGSQIHAHVLKTDMQFDLSIQNSLVSMYSKCGSVAEAYQVFTSIGAPNLISFNSMITGLSQNGYGKEALHLFSKMQEEGWEPNEITFLGILSACTHVGLVEEGWKYFNLMKYVYKFEPWLDHYACMVDLLGRAGLLDEAINLIHSMPFEPHAGVWGALLGASRIHFRVDLAKLAAQHLMKLEPNSATPYVVLSDLYNNVGKKKDGDRVRMAKESKGIKKSPGCSWIIMKGNVHLFLAGDQSHIDMEEIKLTLRSIRREMSGSDFHDN, from the coding sequence ATGCTAGCAACAAGAATGAACTCTCGTTTCTGCCAACATCTCTATCGCCATAAGTCATCATTCTTAGCTATTTATTATTCCAATTTTTCACCTCATGTCCCATTGAAACGCATCCAGAAAAGTAAAAAGGGCGATAAATTTCTTGTTTATTGCAATTCCCTCATCATGAAACACGGTATGGACGGCAATATTGAAGCATCCGAGTCAATATTCAACCGCATGCCGCACAAGAACATAATATCTCACACTTCCATGCTAACTGTGTATGCCAACAATGGCCAAATTGCGAAAGCACGGAAACTGTTTGATGAAATTCCCGAGCGAAGCACAGCTTCATATAATGCTATGATTACCGCATATATAAGGAACAGCTGTATGGTAGATGAGGCATTTAGTTTGTTTTCTCGGATAAACGAGAGGAATGCGGTTTCTTATGGGGCCATGATAACTGGATTTCTTCTGGCGGGAATGTTTGATAAGGCAGAGAAGTTGTACGGCGAGATGCCGGTTAAGTGGCGGGATCCGGTTTGCTCCAATGCAATGATTAATGGGCTCTTGAAGGCCGGGAAATTGGTAGAGGCGATTCGAGTGTTTGAGGGAATGATGGATAAAGATGTTGTTTCTTGGAGCTCTATGGTTGACGGATATTGCAAGAAGGGAAGGATTGTTGAGGCTAGAGGGTTGTTTGATAGTATGCCGATGAGAAATGTGGTTGCTTGGACAGCTATGATTGATGGGTATATGAACGCGGGGTCTTTTGAAGAAGGGTGGAGCTTGTTTTTGAGTATGAGAAGTGAAGGAGTTGGTGCAGTTAATTCTACTACCTTGACTGTAATGTTTGAAGCTTGTGGCCATTTTGGAAGATACAGAGAAGGGATACAAGTGCATGGTTTGGTTTTGCGCATGGGATTTGTGTTCGACATCTTTTTGGGAAATTCTATCATCACAATGTATTGTAGGTTTGGCTACATGGCTGAAGCAAACAGAATATTTCAGATGATGAACAAAAAAGACGTGGTTTCTTGGAATTCATTAATTGCTGGTTATATTCAACATGATGAAGTTGAGGAAGCTTTTAGATTATTTGAGGAGATGCCAGGAAAAGATGTGGTTTCTTGGACGACTGTGATTGCAGGATTTTCTGCTGTAGGAAGGGTTGAGAAAGCCATCCAATTGTTTAAAATGATGCCTGAGAAAGATGATGTAGCTTGGACAGCATTGATTTCTGGTTTTGTGAATAATGGGGACTATGAGGAGGCTTTTCATTGGTTTTTTGAGATGCTTAAAGGAGCAGTCAAGCCAAACTCACTGACTATAAGTAGCCTGCTTAGCGCTTCAGCTGGTTTGGCAACACTAAACCAAGGGTCGCAGATCCATGCCCATGTATTGAAGACGGATATGCAATTTGATTTGTCTATTCAGAATTCACTGGTTTCAATGTACTCAAAATGTGGAAGTGTCGCTGAAGCTTACCAGGTCTTTACAAGTATCGGTGCACCCAATCTTATTTCTTTCAACTCGATGATAACTGGGCTTAGCCAAAATGGGTATGGCAAAGAAGCTCTTCATTTATTTAGCAAAATGCAGGAAGAAGGTTGGGAACCTAATGAAATAACGTTTCTTGGTATTCTATCAGCCTGTACTCATGTAGGATTAGTAGAAGAAGGATGGAAGTATTTTAATTTGATGAAATACGTCTATAAATTTGAACCATGGCTAGATCACTATGCATGCATGGTTGATCTCCTTGGCCGAGCTGGATTGCTGGATGAAGCAATTAATTTAATCCACTCAATGCCTTTTGAGCCCCATGCTGGGGTTTGGGGAGCTCTTCTAGGTGCTAGCAGGATTCACTTTCGTGTTGACCTGGCAAAGCTTGCTGCCCAACACCTTATGAAATTGGAACCTAATAGTGCAACCCCTTATGTTGTATTATCTGATCTGTATAATAATGTTGGAAAAAAGAAGGACGGAGACCGAGTAAGAATGGCAAAAGAATCCAAAGGAATCAAGAAGAGTCCAGGTTGCAGCTGGATTATAATGAAGGGCAATGTTCATTTATTTCTTGCTGGAGATCAATCCCACATAGATATGGAAGAGATAAAACTTACACTACGTTCAATTAGAAGGGAAATGAGTGGTTCGGATTTCCATGACAACTGA